The following coding sequences are from one Rutidosis leptorrhynchoides isolate AG116_Rl617_1_P2 chromosome 11, CSIRO_AGI_Rlap_v1, whole genome shotgun sequence window:
- the LOC139875561 gene encoding uncharacterized protein, which produces MAENRIHPAFTISNIKNHIPITLELEKSQYTTWAELFKITCRAYDVIDHIIPLQAATDSTTSDSTDTTTQTAAWSRLDAVVLNWMYGTISLEILNNIFEVDSTAAKTWSRIQNLFQDNKSSRALYLNRMFTNIKLDNFPNVSAYCQEIKSLADQLVNVDDKVSDPKMVLQLIAGLNDNFDSIV; this is translated from the coding sequence ATGGCTGAAAATCGAATTCATCCAGCCTTCACTATTTCAAACATCAAAAATCACATACCAATCACTCTTGAACTCGAAAAATCTCAGTATACAACATGGGCAGAATTATTTAAAATTACCTGTCGTGCCTATGATGTGATCGATCACATCATTCCTCTACAAGCCGCCACTGATTCTACCACATCTGATTCCACAGACACGACCACTCAAACTGCTGCTTGGTCTCGTTTGGATGCAGTGGTTCTCAATTGGATGTATGGAACAATTTCACTTGAAATTCTGAACAACATCTTTGAAGTTGATTCAACTGCTGCAAAAACATGGTCTAGAATCCAGAATCTGTTTCAAGACAATAAAAGTTCTCGTGCTCTTTACCTAAACCGCATGTTCACCAACATCAAACTTGATAATTTTCCTAATGTTTCCGCCTATTGTCAAGAAATCAAATCGCTGGCTGATCAACTTGTAAACGTTGATGATAAAGTTTCAGATCCCAAAATGGTGCTTCAATTGATTGCGGGATTAAATGACAATTTTGATTCAATTGTATAa